TCTGGTGATttaatggaagaaggaaggggagagagaaaagaaaaggaaatgggTAGATTAATGGGTTAATGGATGAGTTAATTAGGTTTGGTAACGGATGGGTTGATTAGGGTTGTTAATTATGTATTAGGTGGGTTAATTAGACGTTAATTGGTTGATTATGGGGTTGATGATGTCATTAAGGATATTTGGTGTATTAAGTATTTAAATGGGGTACTTCGTACATTAAGTTTTGAAATAGAggtattttatgtattattgaaagtcgaggggcattagTGAATTCGCTAAAATTCAGGATTATTTCATGAAAATAccggaaaaataaaaaaaaagcataTTCGTGTTTCATTTATTTTGATCTGACATATTTTTCTTTGAGCTACAAAGCATTTATTATTTTCGAAAGCATGATACACAAAACATTTTCGAGTGTGAGACTTATAAAGTGTTGTCATTTTTTTGTTATCAGCATGTTGTGGCTAGAGCAAGTTCATGGGGACTCTTGTCTTATTCTATATTTCATGTCAGTTTTTCactattattttataaataagtTATTGTTGAGGCTTTTTCACATTAAGAAAACTTTAGCTCTTCACACCTCAAACTTATTTATGACTTCTCATTTAATatatcatatattttttttttatttaactcaAACTTTGAGTGGTAAGTTGTGTCTGGGTTTTTCGAATCGATTTAAAACTATGCCAAAAATTACCTACTTCAATGATACCAATGTCTTATCTGGTATTAAGAATAGGCGAGTCACATGCCATGTCAGCAAAAATCAAGTTTTAAGACTTGAAGCTGATCATACTCTAATGACAACAAAAAACATGTGACAGTTTTGTGAGTCAAAATTGGTTCTCTAATTGATTtgtctttatttatttatttaggtgGTAAGCTAATATTGACATTGGACTTTTTTCTTATTAGGTAAGAGAAAAGTGACCCTACTAAATCAACACATATGACAAGTTAGTCAGCCCGGGCAACTACGTAGGTTTTGTTTGAGCCATTTCAAAGATTTCCGCAGATGATAAGGCTTGACCTTGTGACCTATAAATCATAAGTTGAATTTCCCACCAACTCCACTAACTTGTgttgtttttcattttattatataaaaaaaaggcaCCCTAATAAACCAATACCTTCAGATTGACTTTGGACATGACAAGAAAAACTTACTCATATAATGTACGATTGATTCAAAGTTACTCCGTACATGTATAGCATTCTCAATAATACTTTTATATTGAGTACTTTGTATGTAAACAATTTTAccttaaagaaaataaatacaaagtTTACATAAGTATCGAGTACACTTAATTGaattacacaaattcttatttatatgggGTATATGTCTATATGATAAATATTGTAtatcaaagttaaagttaacgtaaattgcttaaaagttacccttatatatgtaaaagttatctaatttttagtgataaagtttttcattttaatacaaaatatttcttcaaaaccaCTAattatgtataaaattaatcttttaaccctttaaaatatttttctatcaacatttttatttaatataaaagttaaagaAAAGTGGGTAAAGGTTAGAGAaaactgggtaaaagttatgttggtgtacaataaatttattgtacaacttgtACATGCAAGGCCTTTTGCCAACCAGGGCCTGCGTTTTGTATAACCATATTATACTATCAAAAGAGCAGTTtaaccatatatatatataagattgTATAAAAATACAATCGTTACCATATTACATCACTTTACGCCAATGTCTTATATGGACATTTTAAAAATCTAACAGCTAACAACTAACAACGTAACTAATTTATCAAATACATTACAAAACAACTAACTCAACCAGTTAGTCAAACCATCTAATACAAACAGTTAAAAAACTAACAAATAGTCAAATCAACTAACATGTAATTGCCAACCAAGGCCTACGTTTTGTATAACCATATTATACTTAATTAAGACCGATGACATCACTTAACTATTAACAAGAAAAACCTAACTATTTACGCAAAAATCATAACTGTTAATACGAAATATGTAACTATTAACACAAAATCATAACTATTAACCTAATATCTAATTGTTAAAACGAGAATATTGTATTCACATGTTTTGTTTTATTAGAAAAGATTACTAACTAAGCATAACTATTTGTATAAATGAACTAAACAATAAGAGTTTGTACCTTTCTTTCTAATTATAAACTAGTGTGTAATCCGGGCAATGCCCTGGTTGCTatattgaatagttaaaattttagattttttttagctTGATGTttgaaaaaaatacatgtatccactagtagaaaaaacccttattgcagcgggcttttagacacctgttgcagcgtacatcgtatgctgcaactggggggcctgcaacaagtctgaacttgttgcagcgtacaatgttcgatGCAAAAggtacttttttgcagcgtacatgcaaccagtgtcaaaattttggaaaaaatattgacttgttgcagcgtactaagaagtgtacgctgcaaaaaactccacatgttgcagggtacatctatttgtacgctgcaacaagtctgaaaatttgccaaaatttacacccttgttgcagcgtacacatatatatgtacacTACAACAAAACACTTTTGGCggaaaaattctaattttgtttagggattttgcaccaaatatagaaacttgtcatacaataatagaatatcgcaacctgtataacaaatatataaacaaCAACTGTAGTTTTGTATGTattccaaaaccaaagtgcacgtactaatacatttaaatatacatacgttccaatttcaacgtacgcatgcattttaacataaaagattgttctatacatctaaaccaactcgatcaagctccctcaggtcaataataaatacttgctggtaaaaaacttcgcccattgctcacgaaccacatcaatttcctcactagcataaggcgcagtcctcggagtatagaccttacaaaaacaaaaatttgatatGTATAAGTttattggaataagtcttgaaaacttaaaaataaacataataaccATGtactaagtttaaaatgagtccttaggttctttagttcaaagttgggagcgaaaatgtcactTTAGgctaaatatgacatataacgacccaatgagccttaaatgtgcataaatagattggaatgagtcataGAAAGTTATACCTAAGCATGTAAAAcattaataagtttaaaatgagtccttaggttctttatttcaaatttgggagagaaaatactcattttagcctaaatatgtccaataacgaccaaacaaaccttaaatgtgcataaatagattggaataagtcttggaaacttcaaactaagcatattaatcatgtaaaatgtttaaaataagtctttaggttctttagttcaaatttgggagcgaaaatatcattttagcctaaatatgacctataacgaacaTAACTCAGCATCAAGAAGACAAGAAGAGTACTCCCCTGGTATCTTTGGTAGATCTGGTGTCCTGTTGTCAAACACCACTCCCTTTAGGTCATTTTGGTATTGCCCCTGTACGTACAACCAACCACCAACCCATCAGTAATATATATTACTTTTATAGGGGAAGTTGAGTAATTAGTTAAGTGTACCTGAAGAGCCCAGAAATGGAAACTGATGTAAGACATGGGATAACGCCATACTGGCTTTGGTATGTCCTTGGGGAGCCGGAAGAAGCCCGAAACAAGCATGAATATTCCCTGACAATTATTATACATAATATACATATCAGAAACAAATTAAATCCCTAAGCCTTAATTCTTcattagatatataattatatacCTGTATGCCAGCACCAGTAATAATTCCCATGAGGAAATTGGGGACAACGCTGGCGATGGCCATCATTAAGCTCTCAACAACAGTGACACTAGCATAAAGACATAGCACAAAGAATATATAGTGCTCAAACCCTGGATGCAACCGAACTATGAAATAACAAACTGTTCCCGAAAGAAAGATTATCAACATTAGGAATGGCATTGCAGATATTGTGTTGCTTATCACAAATGCTCTTACTCCATAGGGCCCATTCAACCTTTCCCTCTAGAATACCTGAAATTTGTAACAGCATGCATcttcctaattaaattacttACTCCTTTTccatattaaattattatttgtaaCAAAGAATTCTACCTTCATATCTTCAACAAAGGACGGAAATCCACCAATAGACATCCAACCTGTAATCTCAGGAGTAGCTATAACACCATACCTGGaaaccattaaaaaaaaaaaatatgatccTTAAACAGTTTTATAGAAACTATCAAATATAATATGCACTGACTAGAAGAacataaaacaattaaaaaaccacaatcaacatgACTTCAGAATGTCACTCTTAGAAGTTTCAAACCACTAGTTTCTACTTTTTAGTAAACGATAATTCAAAGAATCGGTTCAACGAGTTCAAGACATTAGAATAGGTAAAGCTTGGTTGAATCAGCTGTAAACAATTGCAGTCTAAGCTATGTAAACTCTTCATTCCAAACAAGTGTGTCTAATTCTATGTTCTAACCATCACACACCTGAGTGTAATATGACACTTAGGGTCACTTTGATTAGACTAGAATCTCAGAAAGAAGAACGAGAAAGCTTAGGCAATAGACGTTTTCTACCTGCATCTGTACACAACTACTATTCTGTTCTTGATTCAAATCCAAGTTGCACATATCACATTTCTCTCAGATTTCATTAGTCAGAGTATAGAGCCACTTTAAACTCTTTATAACTAGAACAATCTGCCCTCCATGACGAAGATTAAGTTGCAGGTTTATCCAGACATGGAGTCGTCTATTCTGTCAAATTGCTACTAATAAGTAGAAAACAGTAGGTTCCATTACAGAGATGGTAAGGAACTAGCAGGACTCACTCCCATGTTCAGTATGAAATATGAAATGGTATCAACGGTCACTACCCTTCAAAACCCGGTTCAGAGTGCAAAATTCTGTACTCCAAATTCAGAAAATCTTATCACTGCCATTGTTGCAACAACGTAGCAGGATATCGTGTCTAGAAAAAGTATTAAGCATGACTATAAGACATCACACAAGTAAATATTCAGACTACACCAAACCGTAACATAAAATCTTAGGCCGTCTTTGACTTCCTGGAATTGAAGAATCGGTTTACGCTCAGATATCATAACTCCCCAACCCAGCTATATGGAATCTTTATTGTGGAAAAGTTCACAGATTCTTTTGAAGATCAGATAAGACTCTTTTGAGTTAGGTTAGCCCACTGCTCAAAGGTTCTATTAAGCTATTTCAACATTATCCCACTTGTTATGCATTGCCATGGATTAAACTTGCCACCATGACTCCATAGAGAAGGTAGACTcaaaagtgttttttttttacttttttataaAAACACTGTAAATCGACAGATTAAGTGCAAAAAAATAGGCAGAAAAAATGCAAGTTGTATGGGAACATAATACTTCATCGGCAAGTAAAGCCTATGACTGTAAACCAAAACTAGATCTGAAAATAATTATGAGTAATATTAGTGTTGACCCTTCTTAATAGGTACTTTGTTCACAAGGAGGCCAACACTAATCCTTCAAACATTGATGGTAATCAAAAAAGCATAATGCAGAAAGGTACAGTGTATGTGAATGTGAGATAAGTTTAGTCAAACTAGGAGCACACAATATGGctttacaaaaataattaaaaggtaGCAGAAAACCAGTCTGTCAGGACAATGACCCGGCCTCAGACAATTCAGTGGCTCCCCCATAAATACAAGGGTTTGATTCATTGACTAATAAAAGTAATAGACAAAGCGATCCAGTTAATTGCAGTTACACTCATTTCTGAGCAAAAATTAAGTAGCCAACTGATTTCACCCCTAGTTTGTCAAATAGGTCACAGATTCCATGTAACTAAGAAACATAATACAGAAGttaaaaaagtaaataaaacaattCATCGTAAGTTACCATTGACCGGAATCCCGAAGATACAAAACTCTTAACAGCCTTTTGTGAAGTGAAATCCACAGCATCATATCTAAGAGAAATAGAGAATCAACCGTGTCATTAGagattccaaataaataaaccatATGTGTAGATTACATACCAGTTAAGAGATGAAAGGGGGAAAAAAAGACTCACATAAAGGACCCTTCAAAGCATATATACTGATAAAAAGGGGAGAGAGTGTAAGGCGGGCTTTAGATTCTTTACCATGTAGTCATGTTGACATCCTGCCAACCATATACAAAATTATCATGTAAACGTTAGTGGAGGTATCCACTCCTCCAATACTCACATGGCAGAAGCTATAATATAATTATGGGAATAAAACGAATACCAATATTGTATAGACTCCTATTGTAAAGGGTCTGGCAGAAAAGACATGACAGTAAGAACAGCTATAAGTCTATAACCCTTATTCACATCACATAATGCATGGAGAAGAGTTTTGTAAAACCTAAATGCAACCCTTATTCACATGACAAGATTTACTTCAGCAAGATTTGGAAAATAGCATAGGGAATATAAATTAAAACCTATAAATAGCAAAGTTATGAAGCTAGAAAACCTCATACTTTGTATCAAATTAAATAAGCAAGAACAAAGTAACCCTAGTTTTCTGAACACCAGATTATTTCATACAGATTCAAACTCAAATTTAGATTCTTCAATCAATTAAACAAAGAAATTAACTACATGAACCATAGGCATCAGTAAatcaactaattaaattaattacaaaCCACATTTACCATAATATTTAAACAACAAATCCAACAAAGTTTTCAatagttgaataaatttaacaaatcaaacaagattATACCTTATATGCGCTTGTTCTTTCCTCAAAATCAAtcaattcatttcttttgcagCAGAtgggaaccccaactccaatcTTCTGAAACCTCCTTCACCTGCTAACTTTGGAACCAATTTGTCAGAATATTGAGCAATTGAAACACAGGAACAGCCCCATGACTTCtaggttttttcatgaaattaacAACGATTTCTCTGATATTCAAAATAACTAAGAAAGATTTGCCAAGTCCAACAAATACTAACAGCACAGAACCACTGCAAAGTGCAGAGACAGCACATACTTGAAGATGTACCATACAAATAAAGCCAATATAGAACAACATCATGGCAACGTAGTAAGTGGTCTATACTGAGTACTAAGGTACTACGAGATGAAAGCAGGTCAATAATGACATTAACAGCAGAACATATAAATGAAAAAATGGTTCGTAATTCACCTCAAAGCAAAATTCTACAGATGCCACCAGGAAAAGTTAACTagaagtacaaatttcaagctattaatgatcaaagtaaTACCTGCGCAATAGCTAGTTTCACTTCGCATCAAGGGAAAGCTCAAAATAAAGATTTGCACTCAATGCCACAGTTAAAAAGCATCAAAATTTAAAGAACTAACCCAAAAAAAGCACCCCATCACCATCCCAACAGAAATTCAGCAGCATATGCAAGCAGAATCACATTTCAATATCCCCCAACTCATCAATTGACCTAGTAGgtcgaaaatcaaaacaaaacgaacacaatttcattccccctaaccctaatttcccaAACTTGATGACATTCTAGGGTttgcgaaaataaaaataaaaattaggtcAAAATTAAAGGTCGAGAAGATCACCTGAGCAAAACACACCACCCCCGTAACACGAAACCCTTAGATTGCAAAACCTATGCCGCAAAACAGCAAGCAAAATTTGAAATCCTTTGCCCTAATTTCCGAAACTAGGGTTTTTTAGGGCTTGTAAATcgaaactaaaaaaaaattgattttcctTTTTCCTCCTCTTCAACAAACGAATTCGAACCCTGATTTCATGAAATTAACAACGatttctctctccaaaatcCAAATAGAAGAATGCTCGGGTAGAAGAAGGAGTGAGCGCGGGATTTTAGATTTCTATTTTGCTCGAGGTTTGAGACGAAATGGGTCTGAATAGAACTACCTACCTTTGCagcgaaaaaaataaaaaaataaattgcagggggcttttaccatGTAAAAGCCCCGTACGCTGCAAAATGGAAggtctattgcagggggcttttattatgtacgctgcaacaaactctTTTGCaaggggcaattaatttgtacgctgcaacaaccctttaaaagGTTTGACCCGCTTTGACCGACAAGTTATTGAAgagtattaatacatgtacgctgcaacaagggggctgcagcaggggttttttctactagtgatccCATAGAGTGAAAAATATCCATTAGGTTCGTCAGCTACacggtaatttttcaattagaacATCGTACAACTTGtgtaatttattttctaatggaactaattagtgcTTCATATtgataaacaccaaattagatatatatgcaGCTATGCAGAGCGTTTCTATAGTTTATGCTTATGAGaatatgagacttatgacatcatgtttcttcatagttgtcctaatgctttaattattgttattatttatctaAAAAGtccatatatataaaataaaagtcacataaaaatttagttttTTTAGACTTAACGtcaacattaatttataaattaataagAAGAGATAgaccacaattggtggttggttaagatggtaatgagagttatcatCTACACTTGAGGTCATGTGTTCAAACCTCACAATATTGATTAACTTAAcacttggtgagtggatgatgtagCGTAAAAAGGAGAATagtacgtgacacatatacgttttTACAAtactttttaatatattagtatagattatagACATTTTATGCTTATACTAATAAGATGGTTTTAATTAAAAGTATATACCCTTAGAACGACAAATGATAACTATGATAAGTAGCGGAATTGTGCAACGAAGAAATCAAGAAAATTCACAAGTTTGATTTTGGGCCAACAACACGGGACTTGGGCTTGGGCTTGGGCTTGAGCTTGAGCTTAAGCCAAAATCTATGTCTTAAAAGTTTTTAAGATGATGTACTCATGTACATATATGTTAGgacggaattttttttttttgacaggcaCTAAACAAAAGAACTAGGTTATGCTACTACTATGAAGCCCATGTATTCTTGCTTGTGAAGCAAGAACATGGGCCTCCTTAATTGCTTCCCTACATTGGTACTTGATAATACAAAGATTGAGTTTCATTCCTAAGTTTGTGATGTCCTGTATCAGACCTTGGACATTTGTTGGGGCCTTGTCTTCTTTCTGGTGGTCGAGAAAAGAGAACTTTCATTTGGTTAAACTTTTTCCTATGAACTTATCTCTGTTATATAAAGGAACGTTTGGGGCGGAGTAAATAGTAATTGTAATCTTTATTAACATCAGAcaataaaaacaaattaaacacaAAAACATTGCTTACCCGTATGTGCGTTTTTAAAATTATAAGCACGCATCGCGTGTATAGAAAACatttttttaacataaaaaCTTAGGTTAAAATTTTACAATATTACCGAAAATAGTAGAAACAAGGGTAAATTTACTTATTACCCCCGTGATAAAATCGCATTACATTTTCGAATTTCGAGAATGCTTGAATAGCAGAAATTTGTGAGAAATCACCTTTTAAACAGTGAATTGTAAGAAGAAATTGTATACACGAATTTTCTACTCTAAGTAAataagataaaaaaaataatataacaaagtaattttattgatatttgaatgtttgggtacaatctctgtATTTGACGGTTTAcgagaaataaactaagtgctCTGATTCTGTTACCTGGCTGACGGTGACATGTGTATGACATATATATATAAGTGTAACGGTCGTCCGATGACGTCAACCTGAAGTTAAAAGTTTTGTTTGACTGCACTCGAACGAGAGCTTATAAAGCGTGAATATCGTTCGAATACGTTTAAATGTATTTGAGCAGTTGGCACAAATTTGGTGTGTTTGTTGACTACTTTTCAGAGAAAATTCCAAGAGAAATGTATGAGTTCCTAAAAATAATGATTTTTG
This sequence is a window from Spinacia oleracea cultivar Varoflay chromosome 1, BTI_SOV_V1, whole genome shotgun sequence. Protein-coding genes within it:
- the LOC110795993 gene encoding ABC transporter G family member 11-like; this encodes MPFLMLIIFLSGTVCYFIVRLHPGFEHYIFFVLCLYASVTVVESLMMAIASVVPNFLMGIITGAGIQGIFMLVSGFFRLPKDIPKPVWRYPMSYISFHFWALQGQYQNDLKGVVFDNRTPDLPKIPGEYSSCLLDAELCSL